TCGAGTTCTTTCTGGAAGTTAAGCACAACCGGATCACGTCGGTTGTTTACGACCTGAACGGCTGCCTGCACACCAATGCCTGTGCCAACACCATCACGGTCCTGGCTGAGCATAAGACCGTGGAGGAAGCCTGGGGAATCACTCCGGAGCAGATCGCCGAATATCTGGCCACTCTGCCGCAGGACCATTTTCATTGCGCCGAGCTGGCCGCCGGCGCCTTTTATCTGGCGCTGGCCGATTACCAGAAAACCGCCGGATTCCCTTCCCGTCGCCCGACCCGCGGATAGGCCTTTCAACAAATCCCTGATTTTACGTTTTATCCGTTGACTTCACTTTTTTTTCTATAAATAATCAACGCATATTCCACTCATCCTTTGTTCAGGGGAAACGACATGAAAATCGCGGTGGTCGGCGGAGGCAGCCAGAGCCTGGAACTCATGGAACTCATGGAACGGCATTCCTTTAAGGAAATCGATCCGGTAATCATCGCGGTGGCGGACCCGGACCCCAATGCCCCCGCCATGGTCAGGGCCGGAGAAAGAGGCCTTTTTGTCACCTGCGATTACAGTGATTTCTTTGACCATCCCGGGATCGAACTGATCATTGAATTAAGCGACAGCATGGATATTTATAATGACATACTGTCCAGGAAGAAACCGAATACCGGGGCGCTCTGTCACACCACCGCCCGCCTTTTCTGGGAGTTATCCCATGTCACCGCCCTGCATGAAGGAATCAAGCAGGAACTTCAGGAAGCCAAAGCGCTCAATTTTGTCATGAGCAACAAGATGATCCAGGAAGAGATGATGATCATCTCCCCGGATTATGTCATCCAGGACGTCAACGCCGCCCTGCTGAAGCGGTTCGGGAAAGACCGCGAAGCGGTCATCGGCCGTCACTGCTATGAAATTACCCATAACCAGAGTTTTCCCTGCAGCGGGGACCTCCACCCCTGCCCGCTCAAGCAGGTCCTGGAGGACGGCCGCCCGTCCCAGACAACCCACATCCACCAGGACGATCACGGCAACCAGTTCTACCACTCCATTTCCGGATATCCGCTATTCGAAGGCGACAGGATCGTCGGCGTCATTGAAATCGCCAAGGACATCACCAGGGATCTGCGGCTGCAGAACTCGATGATGCAGCAGGAAAAGATGGCTTCCATCGGCCGCCTGTCCGCCGGCGTGGCCCATGAAATCAACAACCCCCTGACCACTATCCTGACCTCCGCCATGCTGATCCAGGAAGAAATGGAACCGGACAACCCCATTTACGAGGAGATTAAAACCATTGCCAAAGAGGCCCTGCGCTGCCGGAAAATCGTCAAGAGCCTCCTGGAGTTCGCCCGGCAGACACCGACCACCCGGACGGCCGGCAGCATCAATGACGTCGGCCGTGAAAGCCACACCCTCACCCGCAAGCACGGCGCTTTTCACGACGTCACCGTCACGGCCGATCTGGCGGGAGACCTGCCTTTGGTGGACATCGATAAGGATCAGATGCAGCAGGCCCTGATCAATCTTATGATGAACGCGATCGAGGCGACCCCTCCGGGAGGCCGCGTCAGCCTGTCCACCCGATTTCTTCCGGATGAGGACACGGTTGAGGTGACGGTAACGGATACCGGCAAGGGTATTGATCCGGAAAACGCCGACAAGGTATTCGAGCCTTTCTTCACCACCCGCAGCGACGGCAACGGTCTGGGGCTGGCCATCACGCACGGCATTATCGAACAGCACGGGGGCACCATCACTTTTGACAGCAAGCCCGGGGAGGGGACCTGCTTTCGGATCCGGCTGCCCATATATAAAGAGGAAGTCAATGACGACTGATCAGCAGCCGCGTATCCTGGTCATTGACGACGAACCGTCCATCTGCGGAAACTGCGTCAAAATTCTGACTCCGCTGCCCGCTGTCGTGGAAACCGCGCTGAACGGATACGACGCCCTCCGGTTGATGGAGGAAAAGCCCTTTGATGTGGTCATCACCGATCTGAAGATGAGCCGGCTGGGCGGCATGGAAGTCCTCGGCCGGATCAAGGAGCGGTATGCCGACACCGCCGTGATCGTCATGACCGGTTACGCCAATGTCTCCTCGGCCGTGGAAGTAATGAAAATGGGGGCGTACGACTATCTGCCCAAACCGTTTACCCCGCAGGAACTTCGTGCCGTCGTCAACCAGGCCCTGGACCAGCGGCGGCTGAAACTCCAGAACCGGGAACTGATGGAGCAGAAGGAGTCCAGGCGGGCCGTATCGCACCAGCTCATCGGCGGCAGCGACAAGGTAAAAAAAATCGTCGGCATGGTGGCCAAGGTGGCCCCGACCGATGCCACGGTACTGCTCATCGGAGAAAGCGGGACCGGCAAGGAACTGATCGCCCGCGCCGTTCATGCCAACAGCAACCGCCATGACAAGATCTTCTTTGCCGTGGACTGCGGCACCCTGAAGGACAACTTCCTGGAAAGTGAGTTGTTCGGGCATGTGAAGGGCGCCTTTACCGGGGCGCACAAGGAAAAGACCGGTATCTTCCAGCTGGCCCACCAGGGAACGGTTTTTCTGGACGAGATCAGCAACATCAGCCTGGAGGTTCAGGGCAAGCTCCTGCGGTTTCTGGAGACCCGGGAGTTTCTGCCCCTGGGCGGCACGGCCATCCGGAAAGTGGATATCCGCCTGATTTTCGCCACCAATAAAAACCTGGAAGAGATGGTGGCCGCCGGCCAGTTCCGGGAGGATTTTTATTACCGCATCTTTGTCTACCCCATTCATATCCCTCCGCTCCGGGAGAGAAAATCGGATATCCTGCCCATCGCCTACTATTTTCTGAAGCAGTACAGCCGGAACATGGGAAAAACCATCGACGGATTTGACGATGCCGCCGTCAGCCGCATGA
This genomic window from Thermodesulfobacteriota bacterium contains:
- a CDS encoding sigma-54 dependent transcriptional regulator produces the protein MTTDQQPRILVIDDEPSICGNCVKILTPLPAVVETALNGYDALRLMEEKPFDVVITDLKMSRLGGMEVLGRIKERYADTAVIVMTGYANVSSAVEVMKMGAYDYLPKPFTPQELRAVVNQALDQRRLKLQNRELMEQKESRRAVSHQLIGGSDKVKKIVGMVAKVAPTDATVLLIGESGTGKELIARAVHANSNRHDKIFFAVDCGTLKDNFLESELFGHVKGAFTGAHKEKTGIFQLAHQGTVFLDEISNISLEVQGKLLRFLETREFLPLGGTAIRKVDIRLIFATNKNLEEMVAAGQFREDFYYRIFVYPIHIPPLRERKSDILPIAYYFLKQYSRNMGKTIDGFDDAAVSRMTEYNWPGNVRQLKNTIERAVILCEKERITLKELPLLRESGEFEEMIEHVPVNCEELKRLKKQIRDLAVQKVEKNFLFNALARNDWNISRAARETGMQRTNFQSLMKKRGITRPDSSK
- a CDS encoding iron-sulfur cluster assembly scaffold protein → MTDGSEKEPFNFWKDHSNQFLEMALGASKRGRLEKADGYGLKKGDCGDSVEFFLEVKHNRITSVVYDLNGCLHTNACANTITVLAEHKTVEEAWGITPEQIAEYLATLPQDHFHCAELAAGAFYLALADYQKTAGFPSRRPTRG
- a CDS encoding ATP-binding protein; this translates as MKIAVVGGGSQSLELMELMERHSFKEIDPVIIAVADPDPNAPAMVRAGERGLFVTCDYSDFFDHPGIELIIELSDSMDIYNDILSRKKPNTGALCHTTARLFWELSHVTALHEGIKQELQEAKALNFVMSNKMIQEEMMIISPDYVIQDVNAALLKRFGKDREAVIGRHCYEITHNQSFPCSGDLHPCPLKQVLEDGRPSQTTHIHQDDHGNQFYHSISGYPLFEGDRIVGVIEIAKDITRDLRLQNSMMQQEKMASIGRLSAGVAHEINNPLTTILTSAMLIQEEMEPDNPIYEEIKTIAKEALRCRKIVKSLLEFARQTPTTRTAGSINDVGRESHTLTRKHGAFHDVTVTADLAGDLPLVDIDKDQMQQALINLMMNAIEATPPGGRVSLSTRFLPDEDTVEVTVTDTGKGIDPENADKVFEPFFTTRSDGNGLGLAITHGIIEQHGGTITFDSKPGEGTCFRIRLPIYKEEVNDD